One Peromyscus leucopus breed LL Stock chromosome 2, UCI_PerLeu_2.1, whole genome shotgun sequence DNA window includes the following coding sequences:
- the Marcksl1 gene encoding MARCKS-related protein produces MGSQSSKAPRGDVTAEEAAGASPAKANGQENGHVKTNGDLTPKGEGESPPVNGTDEAAGATGDAIEPAPPSQEAEAKGEVAPKETPKKKKKFSFKKPFKLSGLSFKRNRKEGGGDSSASSPTEEEQEQGEISACSDEGTAQEGKAAATPESQEPQAKGAEASAASKGGDTEEEAGPQAAEPSTPSGAESGPASASAEQNE; encoded by the exons ATGGGCAGCCAGAGCTCCAAGGCTCCCCGGGGCGACGTGACCGCCGAGGAAGCAGCGGGCGCTTCCCCCGCGAAGGCCAACGGACAG GAGAATGGCCACGTGAAAACCAATGGAGACTTAACCCCCAAGGGTGAAGGGGAGTCACCACCCGTGAACGGAACGGATGAGGCAGCTGGGGCCACCGGCGATGCCATCGAGCCAGCGCCCCCTagccaggaagctgaggccaagGGGGAGGTCGCCCCCAAGGAGAcccccaagaagaagaagaaattctcTTTCAAGAAGCCTTTCAAATTGAGTGGCCTGTCCTTCAAGAGAAATCGGAAGGAGGGTGGGGGTGATTCCTCGGCCTCCTCACCgacagaggaagagcaggagcAGGGGGAGATCAGCGCTTGCAGCGACGAGGGCACTGCCCAAGAAGGGAAGGCTGCTGCCACCCCCGAGAGCCAAGAGCCCCAGGCCAAGGGGGCAGAGGCTAGTGCTGCCTCCAAGGGAGGAGACACGGAAGAAGAGGCAGGGCCCCAGGCTGCAGAGCCATCCACTCCCTCGGGGGCCGAGAGTGGCCCTGCATCAGCCAGCGCTGAGCAGAATGAGTAG